The Sinomicrobium kalidii genome contains a region encoding:
- a CDS encoding glycoside hydrolase family 2 protein → MRKISIRISVTALFLVMAFMTQGFGQGLIHNVKGREYVSLNGHWNYIIDPYQMGYLDYRRKPFDERPDRKGGFYDNLTNLPKDRKAEYDFSFEPTMLIPGDWNSQDERLRFYEGTVWFKKDFVLHQKEGKRYFLHFGAVNYEANVYVNGKKAGVHRGGFTPFQYDVTELVNEGDNFVVVMADNTRKPNAIPTDNTDWWNYGGITREVLLLEVPESYILDYKVQLDKNDRELLKGYIQLDGKNRQQKVSLDIPELKLKKTFETDMSGRCEFSLPVKHVQYWSPEAPYLYTVNISSASDNITDRIGFRTVNTEGKDIYLNGRSVFLRGISIHDENPLTEGRFRSEGGMRMVLQWAKELGCNYVRLAHYTHNETMLRLADEIGLLVWAEIPVYWTISWENEATYRNAEHQLATAIERDKNRAGVIIWSVGNETPVTAARNDFMARLVEKTRNLDNTRLVAAALEVERDGYTVIVEDPLGEKLDLASFNEYGGWYWGKTEELPKYRFDIRYDKPVIISEFGAGALGGFHGDIQTIWTEEYQEDLYKKQLEMLDKIEGLRGMTPWILVDFKSPRRQHPVFQDFWNRKGLLTPNGEKKKAFHVLRKYYAEKSAEFTAK, encoded by the coding sequence ATGAGAAAAATATCTATACGAATATCCGTTACTGCGCTCTTTCTTGTCATGGCATTTATGACCCAAGGATTCGGACAGGGATTGATACATAATGTAAAAGGAAGGGAATATGTTAGTCTTAATGGGCACTGGAACTACATCATAGATCCGTACCAGATGGGGTATCTCGATTATCGCCGGAAACCCTTCGATGAACGTCCGGACAGAAAAGGAGGTTTTTACGATAACCTGACGAACCTTCCGAAAGACCGGAAAGCAGAGTACGATTTTAGCTTTGAACCCACTATGCTTATACCCGGGGATTGGAATTCGCAGGATGAACGACTCCGTTTCTATGAAGGGACTGTTTGGTTTAAAAAGGATTTTGTATTGCACCAGAAAGAGGGTAAACGGTATTTCCTCCATTTCGGGGCGGTCAATTACGAGGCCAATGTTTATGTCAACGGGAAAAAGGCAGGAGTGCACCGCGGAGGTTTCACCCCTTTTCAATACGATGTGACCGAGCTGGTCAATGAAGGCGATAACTTTGTGGTAGTCATGGCCGATAATACCCGTAAACCCAACGCCATCCCTACAGACAATACCGACTGGTGGAATTATGGCGGGATTACGAGGGAAGTACTGCTCCTGGAAGTCCCCGAAAGTTATATCCTGGACTATAAGGTACAACTCGACAAAAATGACCGGGAACTGTTAAAAGGCTATATACAACTGGACGGTAAAAACAGGCAGCAAAAAGTAAGCCTGGACATCCCCGAACTCAAATTAAAAAAGACCTTTGAAACCGATATGTCCGGACGTTGTGAATTTAGCCTTCCCGTAAAACACGTACAATACTGGTCGCCGGAGGCCCCGTATTTGTATACGGTGAATATAAGCTCGGCGTCTGACAATATCACCGACCGTATCGGTTTTAGAACTGTAAATACAGAAGGGAAGGATATTTATCTCAACGGAAGGTCCGTATTCCTTCGGGGTATTTCCATACACGATGAAAATCCGTTGACAGAAGGGCGCTTCAGGTCGGAAGGCGGGATGCGGATGGTACTCCAATGGGCAAAAGAGCTCGGTTGTAATTATGTACGACTGGCGCACTATACCCATAACGAGACCATGCTCCGCCTTGCCGACGAAATAGGATTACTGGTATGGGCCGAAATTCCCGTTTACTGGACCATTTCCTGGGAAAACGAAGCCACTTACCGGAACGCCGAACATCAACTTGCCACAGCTATAGAAAGAGACAAGAACCGGGCGGGGGTCATTATCTGGTCTGTCGGTAATGAGACTCCCGTAACTGCGGCGAGAAACGATTTTATGGCAAGGCTGGTGGAAAAGACCCGAAACCTTGATAATACAAGACTTGTAGCTGCCGCCCTGGAAGTGGAACGCGACGGTTATACCGTAATCGTTGAAGACCCCCTGGGAGAGAAGCTGGATCTGGCCAGTTTTAACGAATACGGCGGATGGTATTGGGGAAAGACGGAAGAGTTGCCGAAATACCGTTTTGATATCAGGTATGACAAACCGGTGATTATCTCCGAATTCGGTGCCGGAGCACTCGGGGGATTTCACGGGGACATACAGACCATCTGGACCGAAGAATATCAGGAAGACTTGTACAAGAAACAACTGGAAATGCTGGATAAAATAGAAGGGCTTCGGGGCATGACCCCCTGGATACTGGTGGATTTCAAGTCCCCGAGAAGACAGCATCCCGTCTTTCAGGATTTCTGGAACAGGAAAGGCCTCCTCACCCCCAACGGAGAGAAGAAAAAGGCATTTCATGTATTGCGGAAATACTACGCGGAAAAATCCGCAGAATTTACAGCTAAATAA
- a CDS encoding RagB/SusD family nutrient uptake outer membrane protein has product MKKLGYIICIAGWVLLQTSCEKFLEEETLDEISVDYIYTTPEGLEVGVNALYNLMRHYNVPAYEGEALKANLFFLVGTDLGLTRTWHRPYGVNHTAQAFPANKWIEGYQIIDRANAIITGAKKVEMNPAEKDHLVAQARVIRGEVYLDLLRMYDNILLDTIPTTPQNYDDPVVYEPAAPEDVYRVIDADLDFAIRKLSYNEPYGRYNRATARHIRGKSAMWQADWKEAADQFDAIAEDGTFGLLADISQVFGQNLNHRETLFAYVRDQSLGNEDNLAGGGPTWLGSVFINRLYEMSSGEVIRDAALGGQSLGWSYPNDYLQSLYDKENDKRYITYYFPMEYRVNNPEKPNYGEPLTVYDDNFRRYHFSLRKYFDADKPENTENSYKDIIYYRFAETLLLGAEAHWRLSEENKALEYMNKIRERAFGDSDFNFTEFTLDTYLEESARELAFEKNRWFLLKRLGLLVERQGKYYRYGSNSTNVVPEPMAPHMVRLPVPQSQIDLMGTFSQNPGY; this is encoded by the coding sequence ATGAAAAAGTTAGGTTATATCATATGTATTGCAGGCTGGGTCTTGTTACAGACTTCCTGCGAAAAGTTCCTGGAAGAGGAAACACTCGACGAGATTTCGGTAGATTATATTTATACCACCCCGGAAGGACTGGAGGTAGGGGTCAATGCGCTCTACAACCTGATGCGGCATTACAACGTACCCGCTTACGAGGGAGAAGCGCTGAAGGCCAATCTGTTTTTCCTGGTGGGGACCGACCTGGGACTCACCCGTACCTGGCACCGCCCTTACGGTGTAAACCATACCGCCCAGGCCTTTCCTGCAAATAAATGGATAGAAGGATACCAGATCATCGATCGTGCCAATGCCATAATTACGGGAGCAAAGAAGGTGGAAATGAACCCGGCCGAAAAGGATCACCTGGTAGCCCAGGCCAGGGTTATCCGCGGCGAAGTATACCTGGACCTGCTCCGGATGTACGACAATATCCTGCTCGATACAATTCCCACCACCCCGCAAAACTATGACGACCCTGTAGTTTATGAGCCGGCAGCACCGGAAGACGTGTACCGGGTCATTGACGCCGACCTCGATTTTGCCATTCGGAAGCTCTCCTATAACGAACCTTATGGAAGGTACAACCGAGCAACAGCCAGACACATAAGAGGGAAAAGCGCCATGTGGCAGGCCGACTGGAAAGAAGCCGCAGATCAGTTTGACGCAATTGCAGAAGACGGTACCTTCGGGCTCCTGGCCGATATTTCACAAGTGTTCGGCCAAAATCTCAACCACAGGGAAACCCTTTTTGCTTATGTAAGGGACCAGTCCCTGGGAAATGAAGACAATCTTGCCGGAGGAGGTCCTACGTGGCTGGGAAGCGTGTTTATTAACAGGCTTTACGAGATGTCTTCCGGCGAAGTGATCCGTGATGCTGCCCTGGGCGGGCAGTCCCTGGGCTGGTCTTATCCCAACGATTACCTGCAATCCCTTTACGATAAGGAAAATGACAAGCGCTATATCACCTATTATTTTCCCATGGAGTACAGGGTGAACAATCCTGAAAAGCCTAATTACGGAGAACCCCTTACGGTATATGACGACAATTTCAGGAGGTACCATTTCAGCCTCAGGAAATATTTCGATGCCGATAAACCTGAAAATACCGAAAACAGCTATAAAGACATCATTTATTACCGTTTTGCCGAAACCTTGCTGCTCGGTGCCGAAGCCCACTGGAGGCTTTCGGAAGAAAACAAGGCACTCGAATACATGAATAAAATAAGGGAAAGGGCCTTCGGGGACAGTGATTTCAACTTTACCGAATTTACCCTGGATACCTACCTGGAAGAATCTGCCCGGGAACTCGCTTTCGAAAAAAACCGCTGGTTTCTGTTGAAGAGACTGGGATTACTGGTTGAAAGACAGGGAAAATATTACCGGTACGGGTCCAATTCCACCAACGTGGTCCCCGAACCCATGGCCCCTCACATGGTGAGATTGCCTGTTCCGCAAAGTCAGATCGACCTTATGGGGACTTTTTCGCAAAACCCCGGTTATTAA
- a CDS encoding hybrid sensor histidine kinase/response regulator transcription factor, with translation MRRYQPHIVLTVVFIFLIGQGLYAQGKDLYFEHLRYDSDFAESPVSCIMQSHEGFIWLGTFNGLVRYDGYESVRYTRDETREGTLGHNKINALCEDQSGLLWIGTANGVHLFDPQTKFFTPFDISVEKGGRNYIAALLRDKRQDIWAGTFGGLKKIDRGSGRLEGVPPNSPADTLNHSRVLSLFEDTDGSLWVGTATGPFRYDPESNTLQDFPGAFRHIPSFRNAKVWKAVRDPQGDLWFATESRGLFRYVAEKDLFVNYRNTPGAKETLASNWVNDILCVDQQTLWFATIGGLSVFNKKKHTFFSYKHDLLKSHSLSDNTVLCTLKDRDGSIWLGTRGGGINMYNPVNARFMEVGETVPSGFGLNSSMARSVVPGDDGVLWVGTYGGGITRLDFSSRTSRYYTVGKPGKKGNNIVTALENGAGNTLWCGTLEGLFTFDKKHSTFSPVPFNNREKDRPVTSLVRDGPGMWVGTDGQGLKYITRRGEIISYRAGKGPRSISDDFVTSLVIKGEKLWVATLNGLNVIDRASGKNIRVYKRGGAYSLSDNTLTTLFVDSEDRLWIGTDYKGLNYFDEAQQKFFALDESSGLTNESIRGITEDDRQHLWVSADDGLYDIGFRTFSPPFRKKKLSITSYDTKDGVPVRRFSDNAATRLHTGEIVFGGSGGLAVFSPESVTKKPVSRKIVFTALFIDNRKITAAKENFPLNEPIDKTAALTLNYDQGYVGFRFTAMNYINPGSNRYAYKLDQPGFEDSWHEIGTQNTIYFTGLTPGDYTLNMKVTGDDDRWSPHTRTMRIEVLPPWWKSRVAYAVYAVLLLSVSLAVIRFFRNRIRLKRELFIKQVENRQQQQVYQMKLDFFTNISHEIRTPLTLINAPLDNLLRKNGQDEATRNDLKLIKSNSDRLLKLINELMDFRKAESGHLKLLCTKGNIVAFCRKIYASFIPLADKKCITCDFKAESESINLYFDKNQLEKVIYNLMSNALKFTPEGGRVAFHIAKRPGSKKWVDIRIRNNGAGIREQDREAVFTNFFQAGDGNIGNTGSGVGLAFSRSIVNLHKGTIDVESEATGKDNDWMTTFKVALRKGKKHLDNIGKKQEESREMLEEQPVELPVPGSDVPGQEPLVTGREKTIWIVEDNDQIRQFLADILSEIYNVVEFSDGLGVLDDIRQQIPDLVLSDVMMPGMDGFALCSEIKRRESTDHIPVILLTAKTATADQIEGLAFGADAYITKPFSVAVLKLTIANIFAAREKLKQKYGGDYMLSTDIDKLTTPEEKFLKKLRELIEENLDNPDFDVNTLVTDIGMSRAVLYQKVQSLTNYSVAHLIKRIRLKKAEEMIKNTSFSVSEVTYMVGFSDRKYFSREFKKVYGHTPTAYRKIYGNRD, from the coding sequence TTGAGGCGCTACCAACCACATATAGTTCTTACTGTAGTTTTTATTTTTCTCATTGGTCAGGGGCTTTATGCCCAGGGAAAAGACCTGTATTTCGAACACCTTCGTTATGACAGTGATTTTGCAGAAAGTCCGGTAAGCTGTATCATGCAGAGTCATGAAGGTTTTATCTGGTTGGGTACGTTCAACGGGCTGGTGCGTTATGACGGTTACGAATCTGTTCGCTACACCCGGGACGAGACCCGGGAGGGTACCCTCGGTCATAACAAGATCAACGCACTTTGCGAAGATCAAAGCGGCTTGTTATGGATCGGGACCGCCAATGGTGTTCACCTCTTCGATCCGCAAACTAAGTTCTTTACCCCATTTGATATTTCGGTTGAAAAAGGGGGGAGAAATTATATTGCCGCGCTCCTCAGAGATAAACGTCAGGACATCTGGGCCGGGACTTTCGGGGGACTGAAAAAAATAGACCGGGGAAGCGGCCGTCTGGAAGGTGTTCCGCCAAACAGCCCGGCAGACACTTTAAATCACAGCAGGGTATTATCCCTTTTTGAAGATACCGACGGAAGCCTTTGGGTAGGAACGGCCACAGGCCCGTTCCGGTACGACCCCGAAAGTAATACGTTACAGGATTTCCCCGGGGCATTCCGGCATATACCTTCTTTCCGTAACGCCAAAGTATGGAAAGCCGTAAGGGACCCGCAGGGAGATCTTTGGTTTGCTACCGAAAGCCGGGGACTGTTTCGTTATGTAGCAGAGAAGGACTTGTTTGTAAACTACAGGAATACCCCGGGCGCAAAGGAGACGCTGGCATCCAACTGGGTTAACGATATTCTTTGTGTGGATCAACAGACGCTGTGGTTTGCTACCATAGGTGGATTATCTGTTTTTAATAAGAAAAAACACACCTTTTTCTCCTACAAACACGATTTGCTGAAAAGCCACAGTCTGAGTGATAATACCGTTTTGTGTACCCTGAAAGACAGGGACGGAAGTATCTGGCTGGGGACCAGGGGAGGGGGCATTAATATGTACAACCCGGTCAATGCCCGTTTTATGGAAGTGGGAGAAACCGTCCCGTCCGGATTCGGGCTGAACAGTTCCATGGCCAGGTCGGTAGTGCCCGGTGATGACGGGGTATTATGGGTGGGTACCTACGGAGGAGGAATCACCCGCCTGGATTTTTCTTCCCGGACAAGCCGTTATTATACAGTGGGGAAACCGGGGAAGAAAGGAAATAACATTGTCACAGCTTTGGAAAACGGAGCCGGGAACACCCTGTGGTGCGGTACCCTTGAAGGGCTTTTTACCTTCGATAAAAAACACAGCACCTTTAGCCCGGTGCCTTTTAATAACCGGGAGAAGGACAGGCCTGTTACCTCCCTTGTCCGTGATGGCCCCGGCATGTGGGTGGGAACAGACGGGCAGGGACTCAAATACATCACCCGAAGGGGAGAAATCATTTCCTACCGGGCAGGTAAAGGCCCCCGGAGCATTAGTGATGATTTCGTAACCTCACTCGTTATTAAAGGGGAAAAACTCTGGGTAGCTACTTTAAACGGACTCAATGTTATTGACCGGGCTTCCGGGAAGAACATCCGCGTGTATAAGCGCGGCGGGGCATATTCCCTGAGCGACAATACCCTTACCACCCTTTTCGTGGACAGTGAGGACAGGCTTTGGATAGGTACCGACTACAAGGGGCTGAATTATTTTGACGAAGCACAGCAGAAATTCTTCGCCCTTGACGAAAGCTCGGGGTTGACCAATGAAAGCATACGCGGGATCACCGAAGACGACCGGCAGCATTTGTGGGTCAGTGCAGATGACGGACTGTACGATATTGGTTTCAGGACATTTTCTCCGCCGTTCAGGAAAAAAAAACTTTCTATTACCTCCTATGATACGAAAGACGGAGTGCCCGTAAGGCGCTTTTCCGATAATGCCGCGACCAGGCTTCATACCGGGGAGATCGTTTTCGGTGGTTCCGGGGGACTGGCTGTTTTCAGCCCGGAAAGCGTGACAAAAAAACCGGTTTCGCGAAAAATCGTATTTACGGCATTATTTATCGACAACAGGAAAATTACTGCGGCAAAAGAAAACTTCCCGCTTAACGAGCCCATTGATAAAACGGCCGCACTCACCCTTAATTACGACCAGGGTTATGTGGGGTTTCGGTTTACGGCCATGAATTATATAAATCCCGGCAGCAACCGGTATGCATATAAACTCGATCAGCCGGGTTTTGAAGACAGTTGGCACGAAATAGGCACACAAAATACGATCTATTTTACCGGGCTTACCCCGGGGGATTATACCCTGAACATGAAAGTGACCGGCGATGATGACCGGTGGAGCCCTCATACCAGGACCATGCGGATTGAGGTGCTTCCTCCCTGGTGGAAAAGCCGGGTAGCCTATGCCGTATATGCCGTATTACTACTGTCGGTCTCCCTTGCGGTTATCCGCTTTTTCAGAAACCGGATACGGCTTAAAAGGGAATTGTTCATAAAACAGGTGGAAAACCGTCAGCAACAACAGGTGTACCAGATGAAACTGGATTTCTTTACCAACATTTCCCATGAAATACGAACCCCGCTTACGCTTATTAATGCTCCCCTTGACAACCTGCTCCGGAAAAACGGACAGGATGAAGCAACCCGGAACGATCTGAAACTCATTAAAAGTAATTCCGATCGCCTGTTAAAGCTCATTAATGAACTGATGGACTTCCGGAAGGCGGAAAGCGGTCATCTCAAACTCCTTTGTACAAAAGGAAATATAGTAGCGTTCTGCCGGAAGATATATGCATCTTTTATACCTCTTGCCGATAAAAAATGTATTACCTGTGACTTTAAGGCCGAATCGGAGAGCATAAACCTGTACTTCGATAAAAACCAGTTGGAGAAGGTGATTTATAATCTCATGTCCAACGCCCTCAAATTTACCCCGGAAGGCGGCCGGGTAGCGTTTCATATTGCCAAAAGGCCGGGGAGCAAGAAATGGGTGGATATCCGTATCCGGAATAACGGTGCGGGAATCCGGGAGCAGGACAGGGAAGCCGTTTTTACGAACTTCTTCCAGGCAGGCGACGGGAACATCGGGAATACCGGCAGCGGAGTGGGACTTGCCTTTTCCAGAAGTATTGTAAACCTGCACAAAGGGACCATTGATGTGGAAAGTGAAGCCACCGGGAAGGATAATGATTGGATGACTACATTTAAGGTGGCGCTCCGCAAGGGAAAGAAACACCTGGACAACATCGGAAAAAAACAGGAGGAAAGCCGGGAGATGTTGGAAGAGCAACCCGTGGAACTTCCGGTGCCCGGCAGTGATGTACCGGGGCAGGAACCTCTCGTTACCGGCAGGGAAAAAACCATCTGGATCGTAGAGGATAACGACCAGATACGGCAGTTCCTTGCAGATATTTTAAGTGAAATATATAATGTAGTGGAATTTTCCGACGGTCTTGGAGTGCTGGATGACATACGGCAGCAAATACCGGACCTGGTACTCAGCGACGTTATGATGCCCGGTATGGACGGTTTTGCATTGTGCAGTGAAATAAAAAGACGGGAGTCCACGGACCATATTCCCGTGATATTGCTGACCGCCAAAACCGCGACGGCCGATCAGATCGAAGGATTGGCTTTCGGTGCGGATGCTTATATTACCAAGCCGTTCAGTGTAGCTGTGCTGAAACTTACTATTGCCAATATATTTGCCGCAAGGGAAAAGCTAAAACAAAAATACGGCGGTGATTATATGCTCAGTACCGATATCGATAAACTGACCACACCCGAAGAGAAATTCCTTAAAAAATTAAGGGAACTGATTGAAGAAAACCTCGATAACCCTGATTTTGATGTCAATACCCTCGTAACTGACATAGGAATGAGCAGGGCCGTTCTGTACCAGAAAGTACAGAGTCTGACCAATTATTCCGTGGCCCACCTCATTAAGCGGATTCGGTTGAAAAAAGCCGAAGAAATGATTAAGAATACCAGCTTTTCCGTTTCCGAAGTCACCTATATGGTAGGCTTTAGTGACCGAAAGTACTTCAGCAGGGAATTTAAAAAAGTGTATGGACATACCCCCACGGCCTATCGGAAAATATACGGAAACCGGGATTAG
- a CDS encoding SusC/RagA family TonB-linked outer membrane protein — protein MSNRIKKRYCLQPYYYKIHALLLMSFFTVSTYGQEKRITGQVLDANHVPVPGVNILIEETATGTQTDFDGNFSIRAGTGDVLKFSYIGMKTRKITVKDETHLEVIMEEDALSLNDVVVVGYGTQKKSDLISSVASVKPEDMTRVATTDIGEMLRGKAAGVQVTLGSGGPGSTSDILIRGKNSINGGNAPLVIADGVPVGNINDINPNDIASLEILKDAAAQAIYGARASNGVILITTKRGEMGKTTISYNGFSGIQFSRRNFDIYNGDEFADLKREAFRTSNLGEYLPDEAVFSDLELESVQNREYIDWEDLLIRTGTIHNHNLSISSGNEKTKIYSGFNYINQQGIIPNSGYEKVTARINADQQVTDWLKIGVNTSYQFSKDKRPNVGNVLLTSITTAPLGKVYNEDGSLRLYPGGYVENVNPLVNLRETKTVNENRNDIFNVFADLSLLEGLHYRLNASRRSYNGKRTSYNSGASISGIANDNRGNGSIRFQDNVEWQLENILTYDYSSPSEKSKLNITLVNSITESEFNEFTHNFANVPNDILDVYGLESAEISSSFISGNRRGLVSFAGRVQYDYDSRYYLTLSARADASTVFGKNNKWGYFPAAAAGWNIHREAFLENSGWVNNLKLRVSYGSVGNEGISPYQSLSTAEQRDYITAGNKVSGYVPGSYLPNPDLKWETSTTLNTALDIGLWHNRLTATVELYDTRTKNLLIDQALNAGTGYTRKKSNIGEVENNGIDLSLSGDVIRNDELKITLGVLFSRNNNKIRSLYGKDEDGDGREDDDVANGWFIGQPIDVYYQYKAVGIWQEGENIAGSHQPDAMPGDIKLFDRHPDDGELNAENDRVLTSRVPDWYGTFSLNAEYGGVDMSVDVTTVQGVVRNNPFLYGYTEGGSLRGIKNGIKQDYWTPENPEGKFPRPDEANDPDRGYALGLQDASYVRLQNVTLGYTLPDNITETIGLNRLRLYMTGSNLLTVTDFESYSPEKNPGEYPESVSVVAGVQVSF, from the coding sequence ATGTCAAACAGAATTAAAAAAAGGTATTGCCTTCAACCTTATTATTACAAAATCCATGCACTGCTGCTCATGAGTTTTTTTACGGTCAGTACATACGGGCAGGAAAAGCGCATTACGGGACAGGTCCTCGATGCCAACCATGTACCTGTGCCCGGCGTAAACATCCTTATAGAAGAAACTGCCACGGGAACACAAACCGACTTTGACGGGAATTTCAGTATCCGTGCCGGTACGGGCGACGTACTCAAATTTTCCTATATCGGCATGAAGACCCGGAAAATTACGGTGAAGGACGAAACACACCTGGAAGTTATCATGGAAGAAGATGCCCTTTCCCTCAACGATGTTGTAGTCGTAGGGTACGGAACACAGAAGAAGAGCGATCTCATTAGCTCCGTGGCGTCTGTAAAACCCGAAGATATGACCAGGGTGGCCACTACCGATATCGGTGAAATGCTGCGGGGAAAAGCAGCCGGTGTTCAGGTAACCCTGGGCAGCGGAGGTCCGGGAAGTACTTCGGATATCCTCATAAGAGGAAAAAATTCCATAAACGGGGGCAATGCACCGTTGGTTATAGCCGATGGTGTCCCGGTAGGGAACATCAACGATATTAATCCGAACGATATAGCCTCGCTGGAAATACTCAAAGATGCGGCGGCACAGGCCATTTACGGGGCACGGGCTTCAAACGGGGTGATCCTCATCACCACCAAAAGGGGCGAAATGGGAAAAACGACTATTTCCTATAACGGTTTCAGCGGAATACAGTTCAGCAGAAGGAATTTCGACATCTATAACGGAGACGAGTTCGCCGATCTGAAACGCGAAGCTTTCCGCACTTCCAATCTCGGGGAATACCTCCCCGATGAAGCCGTTTTTTCAGACCTGGAACTCGAAAGTGTGCAAAACCGGGAATACATAGACTGGGAGGACCTTCTGATCCGGACCGGCACCATACATAATCATAACCTGAGTATTTCCTCGGGCAACGAAAAGACAAAAATCTATTCCGGTTTCAACTACATCAACCAGCAGGGGATTATCCCGAATTCCGGTTATGAAAAAGTCACCGCCCGTATCAATGCCGACCAGCAGGTAACCGACTGGCTTAAAATAGGAGTCAATACATCCTACCAGTTTTCAAAAGATAAGAGGCCCAATGTGGGGAACGTACTCTTAACTTCCATAACCACCGCCCCGCTCGGAAAGGTGTATAACGAAGACGGTTCCCTTCGCCTGTATCCCGGTGGCTATGTAGAGAATGTCAACCCTCTTGTAAACCTCCGTGAAACAAAGACAGTCAATGAGAACAGGAACGATATTTTTAATGTTTTTGCTGACCTGAGCCTGCTGGAAGGACTTCATTACAGACTGAATGCGAGTAGGAGGTCCTATAACGGCAAACGGACATCATATAATTCCGGGGCCTCTATTAGCGGAATAGCCAATGATAACCGCGGAAACGGCAGTATCCGGTTTCAGGATAATGTGGAATGGCAACTGGAAAACATCCTTACTTACGATTACAGCTCCCCTTCCGAAAAGAGCAAGTTGAATATTACTCTCGTTAACAGTATAACGGAATCCGAATTCAACGAATTCACCCACAATTTTGCCAATGTGCCCAATGATATACTGGACGTGTACGGTCTGGAATCGGCAGAAATAAGTTCATCGTTCATATCCGGGAACAGGCGCGGACTGGTATCCTTTGCAGGACGTGTACAATACGATTACGATTCCAGGTATTACCTCACGCTTTCCGCCCGGGCCGATGCCTCGACCGTATTCGGGAAGAACAACAAATGGGGATATTTCCCTGCTGCCGCTGCGGGTTGGAATATCCATCGTGAAGCTTTCCTGGAAAATTCCGGGTGGGTCAACAACCTGAAACTGCGGGTAAGCTACGGAAGTGTGGGCAATGAAGGGATCTCTCCCTACCAGAGCCTGAGCACGGCCGAGCAGAGAGACTATATTACAGCCGGTAATAAGGTTTCGGGATATGTTCCCGGTTCCTACCTGCCTAATCCCGACCTGAAATGGGAAACGTCAACCACCCTCAATACGGCCCTGGACATAGGACTGTGGCACAACCGCCTTACCGCTACCGTGGAACTTTACGATACGCGGACCAAAAACCTGCTGATCGACCAGGCACTAAATGCAGGAACAGGCTATACGAGGAAAAAATCCAATATCGGTGAAGTGGAGAACAACGGAATAGACCTTTCCCTTTCCGGGGACGTCATCCGCAACGATGAATTAAAAATAACACTGGGCGTATTGTTTTCCAGGAATAACAACAAGATACGGAGCCTCTATGGCAAGGATGAGGATGGTGATGGCCGCGAAGATGACGATGTGGCCAACGGATGGTTCATAGGACAGCCCATAGACGTATATTACCAGTACAAAGCGGTGGGGATATGGCAGGAAGGCGAAAATATTGCCGGTTCACATCAGCCCGATGCCATGCCCGGCGATATAAAGCTCTTTGACCGGCACCCGGATGATGGCGAACTCAATGCGGAAAACGACCGTGTGCTCACCTCCAGGGTGCCCGACTGGTACGGCACGTTCTCCCTTAACGCGGAATACGGCGGAGTGGATATGTCCGTAGATGTTACCACGGTACAAGGAGTAGTAAGGAATAATCCTTTCCTTTACGGGTATACCGAAGGAGGCTCATTGAGGGGCATAAAAAACGGCATAAAGCAGGATTACTGGACTCCCGAGAACCCCGAGGGAAAATTTCCCAGGCCCGATGAAGCCAATGACCCTGATCGCGGATATGCCCTCGGACTCCAGGATGCCTCCTACGTGCGGCTGCAGAATGTAACGCTGGGATATACGCTTCCCGACAACATTACGGAAACCATCGGCCTGAACAGGTTAAGATTGTACATGACCGGAAGTAATTTACTGACCGTAACCGATTTCGAGTCCTATAGTCCCGAAAAGAACCCCGGCGAATATCCCGAATCCGTCTCCGTAGTTGCCGGGGTACAGGTCAGTTTTTAA